The Ictalurus punctatus breed USDA103 chromosome 9, Coco_2.0, whole genome shotgun sequence genome contains a region encoding:
- the ppp1cb gene encoding serine/threonine-protein phosphatase PP1-beta catalytic subunit, whose translation MAEGELNVDSLISRLLEVRGCRPGKIVQMTEAEVRGLCIKSREIFLSQPILLELEAPLKICGDIHGQYTDLLRLFEYGGFPPEANYLFLGDYVDRGKQSLETICLLLAYKIKYPENFFLLRGNHECASINRIYGFYDECKRRFNIKLWKTFTDCFNCLPIAAIIDEKIFCCHGGLSPDLQSMEQIRRIMRPTDVPDTGLLCDLLWSDPDKDVQGWGENDRGVSFTFGADVVSKFLNRHDLDLICRAHQVVEDGYEFFAKRQLVTLFSAPNYCGEFDNAGGMMSVDESLMCSFQILKPSEKKAKYQYGGVNSGRPVTPPRTTQAPKKR comes from the exons ATGGCGGAGGGAGAACTGAACGTAGACAGCCTCATCTCTCGACTCTTGGAAG TGCGAGGATGTCGTCCAGGGAAGATCGTCCAGATGACGGAGGCCGAGGTTCGAGGTCTGTGCATTAAATCCAGAGAGATCTTCCTCAGTCAGCCCATCCTGCTGGAGCTCGAGGCACCGCTCAAAATCTGCG GTGATATCCATGGTCAGTACACCGACCTGCTGCGGCTGTTCGAGTACGGCGGTTTCCCCCCAGAGGCGAATTATCTCTTCCTGGGCGATTACGTGGACCGAGGGAAGCAGTCGCTCGAGACCATCTGCCTCCTGCTGGCCTACAAGATCAAATACCCCGAGAACTTCTTCCTGCTCAGGGGCAATCACGAGTGCGCGTCCATCAACCGCATCTACGGCTTCTACGACGAGT GCAAGCGCAGGTTCAACATAAAGCTGTGGAAAACCTTCACCGACTGCTTTAACTGCCTCCCCATCGCCGCCATCATCGACGAGAAGATTTTCTGCTGCCATGGAG GTCTCTCTCCTGACCTGCAGTCCATGGAGCAGATCCGGAGGATCATGAGGCCCACGGACGTTCCTGATACAG gtttGCTGTGTGATTTGTTGTGGTCAGACCCTGATAAAGACGTGCAGGGTTGGGGAGAGAACGACCGGGGCGTGTCCTTCACCTTCGGAGCCGACGTGGTCAGCAAATTCCTGAATCGTCACGATCTGGACCTCATCTGTAGAGCGCACCAG GTGGTGGAGGACGGGTACGAGTTCTTTGCGAAGCGGCAGCTGGTCACGCTTTTCTCCGCGCCGAATTATTGTGGAGAGTTCGACAACGCGGGGGGCATGATGAGCGTCGACGAGTCCCTCATGTGCTCCTTTCAG atcctGAAGCCCTCAGAGAAGAAGGCTAAGTATCAGTATGGAGGTGTGAACTCGGGCCGCCCCGTCACACCTCCCCGCACCACACAGGCCCCGAAGAAGAGGTGA